GCGCGATGGGCAAAGCCATTCGCGAGTTTCGCGCCGCGCTCGCCGGCAAAGACGACGAGACGCCGAAAAAAGAAACGCCCCCAGCCCCAACCGAATCATCCAAACCCAGTTGATTCTCCGATGGTCTGGCTCCAATTCATCGTCTGCGCCGGTTTCATCGTTGTCGCAGGCAATCAACTCTCACATTATGGCGACGTACTGGCAGAGAAATCCGGCTTGGGACGTTCTTGGATTGGAGCCGTCTTGCTTGCCAGCGTCACGTCGTTGCCCGAACTCATCACCGGCACAAGCGCGATCGCGCTCGTCGGTGAACCCGACCTTGCCGTCGGTGGCATTCTCGGCAGTTGCCTCTTCAACCTCGTCCTCCTCGCGTTGCTCGATTTGATCTATCAACCGCGCGCCGCGTTGAACGACGCGCACGAAGGTCATACGCTTTCCGCCGGTTTCGGCATTCTGCTCATCGGTTTGACTTCGACGCGTCTCTTAGCCGGCAAAACCTGGCACGAGTGGACGCTCGGCTGGGTCGCACCGACGAGTTTGGTTATCTTGCTCGTCTATTTGGCAAGCCAACGGATGCTCTTTGCGTTCGAGCAACGTAGCATGGCGAACGGCGCACGCGACATGACGACGAATTACACGCACATCGCCACACGGCGCGCGGTGATCATCTTTTCCCTTGCCGCTCTCGCGATCGTCGCGCTCGGCGTGTGGCTCGCGTTTATCGGCGAAGACATTGCGCGCACGACCGGTTTGGACGCGAGTTTCGTCGGCAACGTGTTCCTCGCGATCAGCACCTCGCTTCCCGAAGTCGTCGTGACGATTGCCGCCGCGCGGATGAAAGCCGTAGACCTCGCGGTGGGCAACGTGCTCGGCAGTAACGTATTCAATATCGCGATCCTCGCGGTGTACGATTTCGCGTACACGCGCGGCTCGATCTGGGAATTTGTTTCGCCGATTCACGCCGTCGCCGGTCTCGGCGCTATCGTCATGACCGCAGTCGCGATCATCAGTCTTACCTACCGCGCGTCCACGCGCGTGACCCGGCACGTGACGTGGGACGCGGCGCTCCTCATCGCGCTCTACCTAG
The Chloroflexota bacterium genome window above contains:
- a CDS encoding twin-arginine translocase TatA/TatE family subunit gives rise to the protein MPFRFEPTDIIIIAFVAFLIFGGIGRLPETTRAMGKAIREFRAALAGKDDETPKKETPPAPTESSKPS
- a CDS encoding sodium:calcium antiporter, with protein sequence MVWLQFIVCAGFIVVAGNQLSHYGDVLAEKSGLGRSWIGAVLLASVTSLPELITGTSAIALVGEPDLAVGGILGSCLFNLVLLALLDLIYQPRAALNDAHEGHTLSAGFGILLIGLTSTRLLAGKTWHEWTLGWVAPTSLVILLVYLASQRMLFAFEQRSMANGARDMTTNYTHIATRRAVIIFSLAALAIVALGVWLAFIGEDIARTTGLDASFVGNVFLAISTSLPEVVVTIAAARMKAVDLAVGNVLGSNVFNIAILAVYDFAYTRGSIWEFVSPIHAVAGLGAIVMTAVAIISLTYRASTRVTRHVTWDAALLIALYLANVSLLYLLGSA